The sequence below is a genomic window from Sorangiineae bacterium MSr12523.
CGCAGGTCGAGCCTTCGTCCTCGAAGGCGACCCTGTGACTATTGCACAACTATGAAACGATCAACACGATTTACATTGCTTGACGATTTAATGTAGGCGCACGCGTCCCGTTATCGGTACGACCGAACGGCGGTAATGCCATGCGGCACCCACATGCCGTTTCAGCCCTGTTTCGAAATTCGAATTCGATGGCGAATCGACGGGACACTCCCAGCTACTAGGGAAGGTATACGCGTAACCAACCGGTGCGTAGTTTGGATCGTCTTCCACGTTCCTCGGACGTGCGTCCAATGGGACGGAGGTATTCGCAAGTCGCCAATATCGAAGTTCGCGTCGAGTGGATCGTTGCTCCGTCGCAACATCGTTTCGCGTTGCGTAATGCGAAGGGGGCCGTGGAGTTTGCGCCAGGAACCGGCGCCATCGTTACGGAAGTGCTCGCTACCTCGAAGGGAGGACTTCTCGTGATAGCCTGGCGCGATGGCACAATCACTTGCGGGGAAAGTGGCTTTGGTCACCGGCGGGACGCGCGGCGCGGGACGCGGCATCGCCGTTCAGCTCGGCGCCGCCGGGGCGACGGTCTATGTCACGGGGCGATCCAGCGGCTCGCAACGTTCGGAAATGAACCGGCCGGAAACGATCGAGGAGACAGCCGCCCTCGTGACGGAGGCCGGGGGGCGCGGCATCGCCGTGCAGGTGGACCATCTCGTGCACGAACAAGTGCGCGCACTGGTGGATCGCATCCGCGCCGAGCAGGGAGCGCTGCACGTGTTGGTGAATGACATTTGGGGCCTCACCAAGATGGAGTGGAACAAGCCTGTCTGGGAGTGCGATCTCGAGGGAGGGCTGCACCTTCTGCGCTTGGCGATGGATACGCACGCCATCACGAGCCACTTCGCTTTGCCGCTGCTCATCGAGAAGCCGGGCGGCCTGGTGGTCGAG
It includes:
- a CDS encoding SDR family oxidoreductase, translating into MAQSLAGKVALVTGGTRGAGRGIAVQLGAAGATVYVTGRSSGSQRSEMNRPETIEETAALVTEAGGRGIAVQVDHLVHEQVRALVDRIRAEQGALHVLVNDIWGLTKMEWNKPVWECDLEGGLHLLRLAMDTHAITSHFALPLLIEKPGGLVVEMTDGTDEYNAKNYRVSFFYDLAKAAVNRMAFALAHELKPHGATAVSLTPGWLRSEMMLEVYGVTEANWLEATKRQPHFAISETPSYVGRAVAALAADPEVSRWNGQSLSSGQLAKIYGFTDLDGSQPDAWRYMVEVQDPGKPANVTGYR